In the genome of Phacochoerus africanus isolate WHEZ1 chromosome 10, ROS_Pafr_v1, whole genome shotgun sequence, one region contains:
- the PABPC4L gene encoding polyadenylate-binding protein 4-like, producing MNPGQSVIWPRAEIAPRALYRLAVVRSEMNVAAKYRQASLYVGDLHADVTEDLLFKKFSTVGPVLSIRICRDLVTRRSLGYAYVNFLQLADAQKALETMNFDLIKGKSIRLMWSQRDAYLRKSGIGNVFIKNLDKSIDNKTLYEHFSAFGKILSSKVMSDDQGSRGYAFVHFQNQIAADRAIEEMNGALLKDCRLFVGRFKNRKDREAELQNKANEFTNVYIKNFGDDMDDERLKEVFSKYGKTLSVKVMRDSSGKSKGFGFVSFDSHEAAKKAVEEMNGKDINGQLLFVGRAQKKAERQAELKQMFEQLKRERFRRCQGVKLYIKNLDETIDDEKLRREFSSFGSISRVKVMQEEGQSKGFGFICFSSPEEATKAMTEMNGRILGSKPLNIALAQKP from the coding sequence ATGAACCCAGGCCAAAGTGTGATCTGGCCACGTGCAGAAATCGCTCCAAGAGCTCTTTACCGACTTGCGGTGGTGAGGAGCGAGATGAATGTAGCAGCCAAGTACCGCCAGGCCTCCCTGTACGTGGGTGACCTCCATGCGGATGTCACTGAGGACCTGCTGTTCAAGAAATTCAGCACTGTGGGGCCCGTGCTGTCCATCCGCATCTGCAGGGACCTGGTCACCCGCCGTTCTCTGGGCTATGCCTACGTGAATTTCCTGCAGCTGGCAGATGCCCAGAAGGCCCTGGAGACCATGAACTTTGACCTGATAAAAGGCAAATCCATCCGTCTCATGTGGTCTCAACGTGATGCCTACTTAAGGAAATCTGGAATTGGGAACGTGTTCATCAAGAATCTGGACAAATCCATCGATAATAAAACCCTTTATGAACATTTTTCAGCTTTTGGGAAAATCCTGTCCTCCAAGGTGATGAGTGATGATCAGGGCTCCAGGGGCTATGCATTTGTGCACTTTCAGAACCAGATTGCTGCAGACAGAGCCATCGAGGAGATGAATGGGGCACTGCTTAAAGACTGCAGGCTATTTGTTGGCAGATTCAAAAACCGCAAAGATCGAGAAGCAGAGCTTCAAAACAAAGCCAATGAGTTCACCAATGTTTACATCAAAAACTTCGGAGATGACATGGATGATGAGAGACTGAAGGAAGTTTTCAGCAAATATGGCAAAACCTTGAGTGTTAAGGTGATGAGAGATTCCAGTGGGAAATCCAAAGGCTTTGGCTTTGTGAGTTTTGATAGCCATGAGGCTGCCAAAAAGGCtgttgaagaaatgaatggaaagGACATAAATGGACAGCTGCTTTTTGTAGGCCGGGCACAAAAGAAAGCAGAGCGACAGGCTGAGTTAAAGCAAATGTTTGAGCAGCTGAAACGTGAAAGGTTTCGCCGGTGCCAGGGGGTAAAGCTCTATATTAAGAACTTGGATGAGACCATTGATGATGAAAAACTACGGAGGGAATTTTCTTCATTTGGATCAATTAGCAGAGTTAAGGTAATGCAGGAAGAAGGGCAAAGCAAAGGGTTTGGCTTTATCTGCTTCTCCTCTCCTGAGGAGGCCACTAAAGCGATGACTGAGATGAATGGCCGCATCTTGGGCTCTAAGCCACTCAATATCGCCCTGGCCCAGAAGCCCTAG